Proteins found in one Zea mays cultivar B73 chromosome 1, Zm-B73-REFERENCE-NAM-5.0, whole genome shotgun sequence genomic segment:
- the LOC100283374 gene encoding clathrin binding protein — translation MEALKKQASKLREHVAKQQQAVLKQFSTRYSQDPSLVDEAELECHQNLQRLYSTTRAAKHFQRNIVRGVEGFIAVSTKQMEIVKKLAGDCCKYGDDNQHFGFALARASEEFGKSHKQIEKEREDLLKILGEQIFEPLREMIMSAPLEDARLLTYRYQRIRQDMESQIADVMRKQLKSKESSGNTDNSVKLQHAESKLSDLRTTLAALGREATAAMEAVEAQQQQVTYERLLAMVDAERTYHQNAADILNKLHDEMLYAKHHNESANHYDEQSSEPESDAGPAQVHSRSTSEDPVLTKPSESTGNSQEVQFLGEVIHPFDAQADGELSLAVGEYVVVRQVAANGWSEGECKGKAGWFPSAYVEQRDRAPASKVIEPGLLTT, via the exons GCGGTCCTCAAGCAGTTCAGTACGCGGTATAGTCAAGATCCTTCTCTTGTTGATGAAGCGGAGCTTGAGTGCCACCAGAATCTCCAAAGGCTTTACAGTACTACAAGAGCAGCTAAG CATTTCCAGCGGAATATTGTACGAGGGGTGGAAGGTTTCATTGCAGTTAGCACCAAACAGATGGAGATTG TGAAAAAACTAGCCGGGGATTGTTGTAAATATGGAGACGACAATCAGCATTTTGGTTTTGCTCTTGCAAGGGCGTCTGAGGAGTTCGGTAAATCTCATAAACAAATAGAGAAAGAGCGGGAGGATCTTCTTAAAATTCTTGGAGAGCAG ATTTTTGAGCCTCTCCGAGAAATGATAATGAGTGCTCCTCTTGAAGATGCTCGATTGCTAACTTACCGTTATCAACGGATCAGACAGGACATGGAGTCTCAG ATAGCTGATGTGATGAGAAAGCAACTTAAATCCAAGGAAAGTAGTGGTAACACAGATAACTCTGTGAAACTGCAACATGCAGAATCGAAATTATCAGATCTTCGAACTACACTGGCAGCGTTAGGAAGAGAAGCAACTGCAGCTATGGAGGCTGTAGAGGCTCAGCAACAGCAAGTTACGTACGAACGTCTCCTTGCAATG GTTGATGCTGAGAGGACATATCATCAAAATGCTGCTGATATTCTGAATAAACTCCATGATGAG ATGCTCTATGCAAAGCATCATAATGAGTCAGCAAACCACTACGATGAACAGTCTTCAGAGCCTGAATCAGATGCAGGCCCAGCACAAGTGCACTCACGTAGCACATCTGAAGATCCAGTATTGACTAAACCTAGCGAATCCACAGGGAACAGTCAGGAGGTGCAATTTCTGGGGGAG GTTATTCATCCATTCGATGCTCAGGCTGATGGTGAGCTCAGTCTCGCGGTGGGTGAATACGTTGTGGTCCGCCAG GTGGCTGCAAATGGTTGGTCTGAAGGTGAATGCAAGGGAAAGGCTGGCTGGTTCCCATCTGCCTACGTAGAGCAGAGGGACAGAGCCCCGGCAAGCAAGGTGATAGAGCCTGGACTTCTGACTACCTGA